The proteins below come from a single Denticeps clupeoides chromosome 15, fDenClu1.1, whole genome shotgun sequence genomic window:
- the LOC114765190 gene encoding cotranscriptional regulator FAM172A homolog, which translates to MCDVEPEFPYHFTEAGSLRHRATGEPYAFCFRRDDVQATHQEHRSLCGFVTRHVHGLLDTLLRLQRVPLSRGRAAVYMSPGALQHPGTLLVLIPDLGSMRCGVWSSGCVAAEGLDKGSQIPYVRWAQRESWAVLLMDPNEGFQSPEEHVCHVWDSLVSQAAAEFVMVVAHGYGGVAFVDLLCNREQEVQRRVWAVAFVDSSHSIWHQPLSAEGCEWLAARSRRWVLSDKPLNRLVSTLTAGLQLSAGTLCHEMAPATCMESVLRFFAESVNTNAPDTVPGVVTRRRSLRHRPGAPGRRPK; encoded by the coding sequence ATGTGCGACGTCGAGCCAGAATTCCCGTACCACTTCACGGAAGCCGGGTCCCTGCGCCACAGGGCCACGGGGGAGCCCTACGCGTTCTGCTTCCGGCGCGATGACGTGCAAGCGACCCATCAAGAGCACCGGTCCCTCTGCGGCTTCGTCACCCGACATGTGCACGGTCTCCTGGACACGCTGCTCAGGCTGCAGCGAGTCCCGCTCTCCCGAGGCCGGGCCGCCGTGTACATGAGCCCGGGGGCTCTGCAGCACCCCGGGACCCTTCTGGTGCTGATCCCAGATCTGGGGTCCATGCGCTGTGGGGTGTGGAGCTCCGGCTGCGTGGCCGCCGAGGGGCTGGACAAAGGCAGCCAGATCCCGTATGTGCGCTGGGCGCAGAGGGAGTCTTGGGCGGTTCTACTGATGGACCCCAATGAAGGATTCCAGTCCCCCGAGGAGCACGTCTGCCATGTCTGGGACAGCCTGGTCTCCCAGGCCGCGGCTGAGTTCGTCATGGTGGTTGCACATGGTTATGGAGGCGTGGCATTCGTGGATCTGCTGTGCAACCGCGAACAGGAAGTGCAGCGGCGAGTGTGGGCCGTGGCGTTTGTAGACTCGTCCCACAGCATCTGGCACCAGCCGCTAAGTGCCGAGGGGTGCGAGTGGCTCGCCGCCCGCTCCAGGAGGTGGGTGCTCAGTGACAAGCCTCTGAACAGGCTGGTGAGCACCCTGACCGCCGGGCTGCAGCTGTCAGCGGGGACCCTGTGTCACGAGATGGCGCCTGCCACTTGCATGGAATCAGTTTTGCGTTTTTTCGCCGAGTCGGTGAACACCAACGCGCCGGACACCGTGCCCGGCGTGGTTACCAGACGCAGAAGCCTGCGACACAGACCAGGCGCTCCAGGCCGGAGGCCAAAATGA